One Campylobacter lari DNA segment encodes these proteins:
- a CDS encoding class I SAM-dependent methyltransferase: MFLYQYFKNPKQTGAFCASSKKLSKLITSHVQHAKNIVEIGPGTGSFTKYILKQKSHNARFFAVEINPHMAKKLKQNIKNIDIEVNSAEFLPNMLEKRAINSVDLIISGIPWALLNSKEQDLLLKSIHDALEENGCFATFAYILPTPKGRAFKKKLFATFSKVEISPIIWQNLPPAFVYFCTK; this comes from the coding sequence ATGTTTTTATATCAATATTTTAAAAACCCAAAACAAACAGGAGCGTTTTGCGCAAGCTCCAAAAAATTAAGCAAACTCATAACTTCTCATGTTCAACATGCAAAAAATATCGTTGAAATAGGGCCTGGTACCGGAAGTTTTACAAAGTATATCCTCAAACAAAAAAGTCATAATGCAAGATTTTTTGCCGTTGAAATCAATCCTCACATGGCAAAAAAATTAAAACAAAATATAAAAAATATAGATATAGAAGTCAACTCAGCAGAATTTTTACCAAATATGCTAGAAAAAAGAGCAATCAACAGCGTTGATTTAATTATCTCAGGAATTCCTTGGGCTTTATTAAATTCCAAAGAGCAAGATTTATTATTAAAATCTATTCATGATGCTTTAGAGGAAAATGGTTGTTTTGCAACATTTGCTTATATACTCCCAACACCAAAAGGAAGGGCTTTTAAGAAAAAACTTTTTGCCACTTTTAGCAAGGTAGAAATTTCACCTATCATTTGGCAAAATCTCCCTCCTGCTTTTGTATATTTTTGCAC
- the purD gene encoding phosphoribosylamine--glycine ligase: MKILILGSGAREYSIALALQKTNDNLEFYFAPGNGATAKIGINLNMKDPKVITAYAKASEIDLCIVGSENFLAEGIVDLFKENNIAIFGPTKAAAMLEASKSYMKSFLKKYKIKTAKFLNTTDYEKAKKFITSLTPPIVVKADGLCAGKGVIIAQSHEEALEATKNMLSGESFGEAGKIVVIEEYLNGFELSVFAVCDGNDFILLPAAQDHKRLLDNDKGPNTGGMGAYAPSTLASENLLEQVKKDIVAPTLKGMKEEGAEFVGVLFIGLMVVNNKPYVLEYNVRFGDPECEVLMPLIENPLDLFLACVNKNLANTNIKIKNEFAVGVVCASKNYPYKDSPKALIEIDNVPQNSHISYAGVSLEDDKLYASGGRVLVCVGTGKSIEEAQKNAYMLCENVHFKGKQYRKDIAFQVLK, from the coding sequence ATGAAAATTTTAATATTAGGAAGCGGTGCAAGAGAGTATTCTATCGCTTTGGCTCTTCAAAAAACAAATGATAATTTAGAATTTTATTTTGCTCCAGGAAATGGTGCTACTGCTAAAATAGGAATCAATCTTAATATGAAAGATCCTAAGGTGATTACAGCTTATGCAAAAGCATCTGAAATTGATCTTTGCATAGTTGGAAGTGAAAATTTTTTAGCAGAGGGTATAGTAGATCTTTTTAAAGAAAATAATATTGCTATTTTTGGGCCTACTAAAGCTGCTGCTATGCTAGAGGCTTCAAAATCTTATATGAAGAGTTTTTTAAAAAAATATAAAATTAAAACAGCTAAATTTTTAAATACAACAGATTATGAAAAAGCTAAGAAATTTATAACATCCTTAACACCTCCTATTGTTGTAAAAGCAGATGGTTTATGTGCAGGTAAAGGGGTGATTATCGCACAAAGTCACGAAGAAGCTTTAGAAGCCACTAAAAATATGCTGAGTGGAGAAAGCTTTGGTGAGGCTGGAAAAATTGTCGTAATTGAAGAATATCTTAATGGTTTTGAATTGAGTGTATTTGCAGTTTGTGATGGAAATGATTTTATATTATTGCCTGCTGCGCAAGATCATAAAAGATTATTAGATAATGATAAAGGACCTAATACAGGTGGCATGGGAGCTTATGCCCCAAGTACTTTAGCAAGTGAGAATTTGTTAGAGCAGGTGAAAAAAGATATAGTGGCGCCAACCCTTAAAGGTATGAAAGAAGAAGGTGCTGAATTTGTTGGAGTGTTGTTTATAGGTTTAATGGTTGTAAATAATAAACCTTATGTTTTAGAGTATAATGTGCGTTTTGGCGATCCTGAGTGTGAAGTTTTGATGCCTTTGATAGAAAATCCTTTGGATTTATTTTTAGCATGTGTGAATAAAAATCTTGCTAATACTAATATAAAAATTAAAAATGAATTTGCTGTGGGTGTGGTTTGTGCAAGTAAAAATTATCCTTACAAGGACTCACCAAAAGCCTTGATCGAGATAGATAATGTCCCGCAAAATTCTCATATTTCTTATGCTGGTGTAAGTTTGGAAGATGATAAATTGTATGCTAGTGGTGGTCGTGTATTGGTTTGTGTAGGAACTGGAAAAAGCATTGAGGAAGCTCAAAAAAACGCTTATATGCTTTGTGAAAATGTTCATTTTAAAGGAAAACAATATAGAAAAGATATTGCTTTTCAGGTTCTTAAATGA
- a CDS encoding RDD family protein — protein MSANQELFDKLEKEELKIASFKKRFLAYIIDSFVILAIVSIILLDKINSMQTYDEIHNLLMRFAGGILILQFAYHSLFTYLYGATLGKMLLKIMVIDQELLDKPNFTQSALRAGVRQISDMLYGLGFAWALSNIVLKTWHDYAAKTVVIDLA, from the coding sequence ATGAGTGCAAATCAAGAATTATTTGATAAACTAGAAAAAGAAGAGCTAAAAATAGCAAGTTTTAAAAAAAGATTTTTAGCTTATATTATTGATAGTTTTGTAATTTTAGCTATTGTAAGTATTATTTTGCTTGATAAAATTAATTCTATGCAAACTTATGATGAAATTCATAATCTTTTAATGCGCTTTGCTGGCGGAATTTTGATTTTACAGTTTGCATATCATAGTTTATTTACTTATTTGTATGGTGCAACTTTAGGAAAAATGCTTTTGAAGATTATGGTGATTGATCAAGAATTGCTAGATAAGCCAAATTTTACCCAAAGTGCTTTAAGAGCAGGTGTAAGGCAAATTAGTGATATGTTGTATGGTTTAGGATTTGCTTGGGCCTTGAGTAATATTGTTTTAAAAACTTGGCATGATTATGCAGCAAAAACAGTGGTGATAGATCTTGCGTAA
- a CDS encoding LPS-assembly protein LptD translates to MLRKILLSLACVGSLYASKVDIYALDVVKTNDIIEAKDNVVVVSDLYLITASEAKFNETTKDLELFGDVNILRGQKERTNSTYTKINLKDNTTAFKNLFFSNNDLEVWLQCHQADLNDKFVITKKSVVSSCNVENPDWEIRFDEGKLNKESNFLHLYNARLYVKNTPVMYLPYFGFSVDTKRKSGLLIPQVVLKQSEGLYYNQPIYYVIDDNADIQFEPQIRTKRGYGLYSTLRFIDSPYSQGEISGGIFGEKSSYRRKENLKNKEHYGLEIKYSSEALFKSLLNDEFQEGLWIDATYLNDVDYMNLSSSAKTEASLVTSKINYFLSDDDNYYGAYAKYYIDTSKISNKDTMQEYPSFQYHRYLNGFFDNYIQYSLDASFHRYYRHTGIYAKTLDFDLPLIYHTSFLDDFLNFTFTERIYVNFVDYSNTDNKNQEHLFQNSHNFSLYTDLSKPYENFYHTLYLGVNYFIPGAKSGKITEDFIDLKNDPEQFNFSMYQYFYNTLGKKKLYHNLKAKYFTKEGSFGGFDNVVEYFYNDYISLRNEAEYSGVDNRFDKVFSEALFDYGEWKLSLNHAYRIYENEKYNFLGTKAQYNINSNYQIFGGLWFDLNKDPEKWEVGYTYQRKCWNYSLMYRKDISPKLTSGGISAKDQSGVYFMFNFYPLGGVSYDFSLEENERSI, encoded by the coding sequence ATCTTGCGTAAAATATTACTTTCTTTAGCTTGTGTAGGAAGCTTGTATGCTTCTAAAGTAGATATTTATGCTTTAGATGTTGTAAAAACAAATGATATCATAGAAGCAAAAGATAATGTAGTTGTAGTTTCTGATTTATATTTAATCACTGCAAGTGAGGCTAAATTTAATGAAACAACAAAAGATTTAGAACTGTTTGGTGATGTGAATATCTTACGAGGGCAAAAAGAAAGAACTAATTCTACTTATACTAAAATTAACCTTAAAGATAATACAACAGCTTTTAAAAATTTATTTTTTTCAAATAACGATTTAGAGGTTTGGTTGCAATGTCATCAAGCTGATTTAAATGATAAATTTGTTATAACTAAAAAGTCAGTTGTTTCTAGTTGTAATGTAGAAAATCCTGATTGGGAGATTCGTTTTGATGAAGGAAAATTAAATAAAGAAAGTAATTTTTTGCATCTTTATAATGCAAGATTATATGTTAAAAATACTCCTGTGATGTATTTACCTTATTTTGGTTTTAGTGTGGATACTAAAAGAAAAAGTGGTTTATTAATTCCTCAGGTAGTTTTAAAGCAAAGTGAGGGGTTGTATTACAACCAGCCAATTTATTATGTTATTGATGATAATGCAGATATTCAATTTGAACCTCAAATTAGAACAAAAAGAGGTTATGGATTATACTCAACTTTAAGATTTATTGATAGTCCTTATTCTCAAGGTGAAATTAGCGGTGGTATTTTTGGAGAAAAATCAAGTTATAGAAGAAAGGAAAATTTAAAAAACAAAGAACATTATGGCTTAGAAATCAAATATTCAAGTGAAGCTTTGTTCAAAAGTCTCTTGAATGATGAGTTTCAAGAAGGTTTGTGGATTGATGCTACTTATTTAAATGATGTAGATTATATGAATTTAAGCTCTAGCGCAAAAACCGAAGCTTCTTTAGTTACTTCAAAAATAAATTATTTCTTATCCGATGATGATAATTATTATGGTGCTTATGCAAAGTATTATATAGATACTTCCAAAATTAGTAATAAAGATACCATGCAAGAATATCCATCCTTTCAATATCATAGATATTTAAATGGATTTTTTGACAATTATATACAATATAGTTTGGATGCTTCTTTTCATAGATATTATAGGCATACAGGTATTTATGCTAAAACATTAGATTTTGATCTACCTTTAATTTATCATACAAGCTTTTTGGATGATTTTTTAAATTTTACTTTTACTGAAAGAATATATGTAAATTTTGTAGATTATTCTAATACAGATAATAAGAACCAAGAACATTTGTTTCAAAATTCTCATAATTTTTCTTTATATACAGATCTTTCTAAGCCGTATGAAAATTTTTACCATACATTATATTTGGGGGTCAATTATTTTATACCTGGGGCCAAATCAGGTAAAATTACTGAAGATTTTATAGATTTAAAAAATGATCCTGAGCAGTTTAATTTTTCAATGTATCAGTATTTTTATAATACTTTAGGTAAAAAAAAATTATACCATAATCTAAAGGCAAAATATTTTACCAAAGAAGGTAGTTTTGGTGGTTTTGATAATGTTGTAGAATATTTTTATAATGATTATATAAGCTTGAGAAATGAAGCAGAATATTCTGGGGTGGATAATAGGTTTGATAAAGTATTTAGTGAAGCTTTGTTTGATTATGGTGAGTGGAAGCTTAGTTTAAATCATGCTTATAGAATTTATGAAAATGAAAAATACAATTTTTTAGGAACTAAAGCTCAATATAACATAAACAGTAATTATCAAATATTTGGTGGTTTGTGGTTTGATTTAAATAAAGATCCTGAAAAATGGGAAGTAGGTTATACCTATCAAAGAAAATGTTGGAATTATTCTTTGATGTATCGCAAGGATATTTCACCTAAGCTTACTAGCGGAGGGATTAGCGCTAAAGATCAAAGTGGTGTATATTTTATGTTTAATTTTTATCCGTTGGGCGGAGTTTCTTATGATTTTTCTTTGGAAGAAAATGAAAGGTCTATATAA
- a CDS encoding phosphoribosyltransferase family protein, protein MLFEDEKDALDRLYDILPLNKLKDYIIITPSLKSIVFVDALAQKLEIPYDFLFTEQIKAPNNDECQIAMISETKELVYNEALVRAFDISLDYIYGEANRTYEEKILKNVYRYRKGNLLKDLKGKNILMLHEGCESGITASSCIKSLLKEEVNSIIYATALMPSDVYDYISVFVDEVYCVQKIDHFVNIEFYFKNKTILQTHEILDILEESRYYLPLKK, encoded by the coding sequence ATGCTTTTTGAAGATGAAAAAGATGCGCTTGATAGATTATATGATATATTACCATTAAATAAACTAAAAGATTATATTATTATTACACCTTCTTTAAAATCTATAGTTTTTGTCGATGCGCTGGCGCAAAAATTAGAAATCCCATATGATTTTTTATTCACAGAGCAAATTAAAGCTCCCAATAATGATGAATGTCAAATAGCTATGATTAGTGAGACAAAAGAGCTTGTTTATAATGAGGCTTTAGTTAGAGCTTTTGATATAAGTTTAGATTATATTTATGGTGAGGCAAATAGGACTTATGAAGAAAAAATTTTAAAAAATGTATATCGTTACAGAAAAGGAAATCTTTTAAAAGACTTAAAAGGAAAAAATATTTTAATGTTACATGAGGGCTGTGAAAGCGGGATTACTGCTTCTTCATGTATTAAAAGTTTGCTAAAGGAAGAAGTAAATAGTATTATTTATGCCACTGCCTTAATGCCAAGTGATGTGTATGATTATATTAGTGTTTTTGTAGATGAGGTTTATTGTGTGCAAAAGATTGATCATTTTGTAAATATTGAGTTCTATTTTAAAAATAAAACGATTTTACAAACCCATGAAATTTTAGATATTTTAGAAGAAAGTAGATATTATTTACCTTTAAAAAAGTAA
- a CDS encoding polyribonucleotide nucleotidyltransferase: protein MRHEININNHLEIFDTDKVAKQAAGAILMQEKNAVVLATVAREEKMVEEDFLPLTVQYIEKAYAAGKIPGGYVKRETKPGDNETLSARIIDRSLRPLFPKGYAYPTQIVVMVLSADPEVDLQVMSLNAASIALYLSDIPIKAPVCGVRIGRINNEFVLNPSNSELKNSTLDLYVAGVKDELLMIEMRALANKQNNKHCVNELSEDDTLKALDFASNAILRGSNEYEKTFAAYRKNSKLEFKIELDNAQIIDYIKNTYMTKLKIAINQMAKSERASEILQIAKEIESETIAIENEWKFEDIEKALHVCKRELIRNQIINENKRADGRGLKDVRKIDIETNILPSAHGSCLFTRGQTQALVVATLGNDNDAQMSDLLTEKNPICEKFMVNYNFPGFSVGEASPIKAPGRRELGHGNLAKRALHPSVDVDYAHTIRLVSEILESNGSSSMATVCGGALALRAAGVKSEKLVAGVAMGLVFEDEKYAILTDIMGLEDHDGDMDFKVAGSYEGITALQMDIKLGGIEQQVLKEALYQAKEAREHILKLMEEADRSIIVNEAILPKIEIFNVDPNKIPDIIGQGGKTIKEIIEKFEVNIDLDRDKGEVKIAGINHDLISQSKEYILNLLHSKGSNKKRDRKEMPKFDIGEEFIGKVQKVVEFGVFVELKEGVDGLLHNSKIKEKLEVGNEIKVKVAEIKNGKVSLDLA, encoded by the coding sequence ATGCGACATGAAATAAATATCAATAATCATCTTGAAATATTTGATACCGATAAAGTAGCAAAACAAGCTGCTGGTGCAATTTTAATGCAAGAAAAAAATGCAGTAGTCTTAGCAACTGTAGCAAGAGAAGAAAAAATGGTAGAAGAGGATTTTTTACCTCTTACAGTGCAATATATAGAAAAAGCCTATGCAGCAGGTAAAATTCCAGGTGGCTATGTAAAAAGAGAAACCAAACCAGGTGACAATGAAACACTAAGCGCAAGGATTATAGATAGAAGTTTAAGACCTCTTTTTCCAAAAGGCTATGCTTATCCAACGCAAATTGTTGTGATGGTTCTTTCTGCTGATCCTGAAGTGGATTTACAGGTGATGAGTTTAAATGCTGCAAGTATTGCTTTATATTTAAGTGATATTCCCATCAAAGCACCAGTTTGTGGTGTAAGAATAGGTCGTATAAATAATGAATTTGTTTTAAATCCAAGCAATAGTGAGCTAAAAAATAGCACCCTAGATCTTTATGTAGCAGGTGTTAAAGATGAGCTTTTAATGATAGAAATGAGAGCTTTGGCAAATAAGCAAAACAACAAACATTGTGTGAATGAGTTAAGTGAAGATGATACTTTAAAAGCTTTAGATTTTGCAAGTAATGCAATTTTACGTGGTTCCAATGAATATGAAAAAACATTTGCTGCTTATAGAAAAAATTCCAAACTTGAGTTTAAAATAGAGCTAGATAATGCTCAAATTATTGACTATATAAAAAATACTTATATGACAAAACTTAAAATTGCTATTAATCAAATGGCAAAAAGTGAAAGGGCAAGTGAAATTTTACAAATTGCAAAAGAAATTGAAAGCGAAACAATAGCTATTGAAAATGAATGGAAATTTGAAGATATTGAAAAAGCTTTGCATGTATGTAAAAGAGAACTTATTAGAAACCAAATTATTAATGAAAATAAAAGAGCAGATGGTAGAGGTTTGAAAGATGTTAGGAAAATAGATATAGAAACAAATATTTTACCAAGTGCTCATGGATCTTGTCTTTTTACTAGAGGACAAACCCAAGCCTTAGTTGTTGCAACTTTAGGAAATGACAATGATGCGCAAATGTCAGATTTGCTAACAGAAAAAAATCCAATTTGTGAAAAATTTATGGTTAATTATAATTTTCCGGGGTTTTCTGTGGGTGAGGCTAGTCCTATAAAAGCTCCTGGTAGAAGAGAACTAGGGCATGGAAATTTAGCAAAACGAGCTTTGCATCCTAGTGTGGATGTAGATTATGCTCATACTATTCGTTTGGTGTCTGAAATTTTAGAAAGTAATGGTTCTAGTTCTATGGCTACTGTTTGCGGTGGTGCTTTAGCTTTAAGAGCTGCAGGAGTAAAAAGTGAAAAACTAGTAGCAGGTGTGGCAATGGGGCTTGTTTTTGAAGATGAAAAATATGCTATTTTAACCGATATCATGGGGCTTGAAGATCACGACGGAGATATGGATTTTAAAGTGGCAGGAAGTTATGAAGGGATTACTGCTTTGCAGATGGATATAAAACTTGGTGGTATAGAGCAACAGGTTTTAAAAGAAGCTTTATATCAAGCAAAAGAAGCTAGAGAACATATTTTAAAACTAATGGAAGAGGCTGATAGAAGCATCATTGTTAATGAAGCTATTTTACCAAAGATTGAAATTTTTAATGTAGATCCAAATAAAATTCCTGATATCATAGGTCAAGGCGGAAAAACTATAAAAGAAATCATCGAAAAATTTGAAGTTAATATCGACTTAGATAGAGATAAAGGCGAAGTTAAGATAGCAGGAATTAATCATGATTTAATTTCTCAAAGCAAAGAATATATATTAAATTTACTCCATTCTAAAGGTTCTAATAAAAAACGCGATAGAAAAGAAATGCCTAAATTTGATATCGGAGAAGAATTTATAGGAAAAGTTCAAAAAGTTGTAGAATTTGGAGTTTTTGTAGAACTTAAAGAAGGCGTGGATGGTTTATTGCATAATTCTAAGATTAAAGAAAAGTTAGAAGTAGGCAATGAAATTAAAGTTAAAGTTGCAGAAATTAAAAATGGGAAAGTTTCTTTAGATTTAGCCTAA